The segment attgtaaccacttttgtgataatgaaatttacttcgaaaataaaatgtccaaaaggtttctatttaattacctactaggtttgatgtcattaaaccatgatcgcacgtaaaaagaacgcccaaatccgacttcgtatattgaagttatgattttccaagttcggcttagcgacagacagctaaaaactcgaatcggagatcaagcgccttttgaccggaatgacccaaacgagaatcgaaggtctcgacaatggtatttcagcggtaaaaagtctggcaaaaacagacgtcagataaagaagttatgaatttctaatgaaATTTCCTtaacgcgaccttttaaaaataaataataaaaataatttcaaaatttgccgacggaatctaaacgaaagttgtagagcatagtctcacctacgcgtggatataaagaacgtcgaaaacggagttcgtatgaagaagatatgaattttagaagtttattaaataaataaaatataaattttattatttaatcttggtattatccgaaggaagagtcagcaagtcgatccgagttacgcctagcgtacgctcgtacgcccagcatactcgggGTCTATGAGaagctatgccccgtcccatccgaactccgaggcagtcgaggatccggtcatgcgtgacgcacatgtacgcccaacgtacccgtgtacgcccagcgtaccgaggcggttcccaccccctataaaagggatgcgagggttccgaagaaaagggccattctctctcatttctcttgcgttgttgcctcgttttccgtgcccatgctaacccgaagccccggtcactttgctcaagtcccgaacgccttttgtactcccgagattcccgagattcccgagattcccgagaaaatccattttcccgagaagaaattatgcccggttttcatctcgcctttcttcgatctttcaagtgagttcatacctcttaattaacccttttaaatattctataaatgcttttatatgctttcaaggggggaatacaagtaaaacacccgattattatcgtgtgttatatgaagttttattatacacttttattcaacaaaatcaaatgtgatttataaaatttatagggaactttcgtatgtaaaatatatcacgataacattatatcttttgaaacgaaaaatgttgttatataggtATAAATTAACCACTCTATTTTAGATTGCATGTATATGTGTCCtacttagacactataaaaatctatactttcataacaagggattcgttttctagggatttctaaacaaacgagacacactttaagaaagctataataggtatagttttacgaaaacattactaacttttacatattagaaacgcgattttcaagaagtcactttcacatacaagaacaaacgagcattttaacacgtaaatctgtttttatactaagttttgtgagacattaacttcacgtacgttcgagtacacatttcaagtcctgtattatataccagaatcccttggagggggagcatggtgtttgtgtatagatctatacgggcttgacaacccgcgccctgactgttagctacagtccaccatttggggtgacaaacgtcataacattccaacgcctgaagaacgttgtgtataggcaatccgagtcaatagtatggttataaaactcacatggggtattaaaaatacattgatttacgaggtttttcaaAGATAGTGGATATTTtacacgtacatacattttctagaaacaaacattagtcttgatagaagactacatttatactagtagaaaatatgggattttctaggaacaaacaaacaaaaacaaaacatttcatatcatacaaacattgtcatttaatacttatgaaactcaccagcttaaatgctaatctactctttcaaaactacttgtatgtcccagtgattcagtaattacacgtatcaaacagcttttgaagaagggacgctgcgtcgtcagtttaacttcatattttggcatcatattgtaattggttttgaatatGTACTTTTTAAAATTGGATACGTATGTGGGGAAGGAAGTTGATAGTGGGATGAATCAGAATATGGACATGGATATCTCAAAATTGGATAAGCAAGTTGATAAGGAGGAAGGTGATACTGAAGAAGATAGTTCTGCTGAAGAGGAATGGGAAGTTGATTCTAGTGAGGAAGAATCCAGTGAAGATGAGGAAATAATGATGGAAGAGGAGGCTAATGATAAGAGTAGTAAAGAGACTAGTGTGAAGTTGATGTGTGGTACTGTTATTAATAGTATTAATACTCTTCCTTCTATTTTGGGAGCTGCTAATAATGGCAAAAAGGTGGATAGTGATATGCAGGGGAAATTAGAGAACTCTTATGCTGATGTGTTAAAAGGTAATAGACATAAGGGAAAGATTGATGTCAGATATATTCCAGGGGAAATTGGTAATGAGGAAGGACCTGTTGTTATTCCGATTGAGAATTTAAAGAATGTGAGTATTCTATATACTAATACTTTATATGGGTATATGATTGATAAGAAGTTGGCGTTTCCTGTGATTCAGAAAGAAGTTAGAAGGCTATGGAAGAATGTGGGTCTTGAAGAGGTGTTCATGAATAGCAAAGGTttcttcttttttaaatttagtGATGAGCAGGGGATGTTATCAGTATTGGAGGGAAGCCCTTGGTTGTTGTTCAATAATATGCCATTATTTCTTCAAAGATGGAGACTAGGTTTGACTTTATCTATGAATAGTCATGATAAAATTCCAGTGTGGATTAAAAATTTTGATTTACCTTTGGAAGTATGGAGTGGTGAAAATTTGTGTATTATTGCAAGTTAGGGATTCCGATAGCATTTGATTCCTTTACCGAGGAGATGTCTTTGGAGCACAAGGGTAGAAACGCTTATGCTCAAATTCTTGTTGAAATGGCGGTTGATAAGGAATGGAAGAGGAAAATTGAAGTTTCTACATGGGATTTTGTTTCTAATACTGCTGTGATTCAAAGTTTTGATGTAGAGTATGCTTGGATTCCATCTAGATGTAATCATTGTAAAGTATATGGGCATGTGAATAAAGTGTGTCTTGCAGCTATGAATGAAGAGAAAGTGGTTAAGAATGGGGATAATAGGAACATTAAGAATAATAAAGGGAAGGAAGTGGTTAATGGTGATGGGTTTATAGAAGTCAGTTATAAGAAGATGACAGGAAGCAATAATGTTGAGGGCACAAGTAAATCTAAGGAGGGTTATATTCAATCGAACAATCAAAGATATAATGGGAAGAATGGGAATATGAATAGAGGCAATAGTTTCAGAGGCAATAATGGGTATAAAGGTGGTAATGGAAGAGGGAAGAATGGGAATTAGAATAATAAAGGGGTAGGTCATTGGAATTTAGAAAAGAATAGAAGATATGAGAAGTTTGCTAATGGTCAGAATTTGGCTGGTAATCAGGGGATAAAGGAGAACAAGATGCAAGGGTATGCTATAAAAAAGGATAATAAAAAAGAGGATGGTAACAAAAGTATGGAAAGTAAGAATAATGTTGGTGATGGTTTCATTAACAAAAACAGTTTTGAAATTATGGGAGTGATTGAAGAGGATGTGATGGATAGAATGGAGGAGGATATTAAAGGAGAAAAAGTTATTATACATCAGGGATAAGAATGTGATGGTTCTACTGTTGATGATAATGGAATCATGAATAATAAGTTGGATTCTTCTAAAGATGGTGGGAAGGGTAAAATAGGGAAtgaaagtaataaaatgaagaataGTAGGATGGTTCAGGGGATCAGTAGCAGCAAAAATAGGATTTCTCAGGCATTTGAGGAGGAAAATGCCAAAAACTCTACTAATTCCCAAAGATGTCTATAGGGGCTTGGAATGTTAGGGGTTTGAATAAAGCTGTTAAGCAGAAGgaggttattgatgttattaGAAGTAATAACCTTGGTATTTGTGCTATGGTGGAATCTCATGTCCAGGTCTTAAATCTTAAGAATGTTTGTGTTAAGACCTTTGTTCAATGGGATTGGGTttctaataataatagttgtgagGTTGGAACTAGAATTATAGTGGGTTGGAATCCTAGACTTTATGATGTGATGCTGATTTCTCAGTCCAAGCAAGTTATCCACTGTAATGTTAAATTTTGTGATTCTGATTATTGCATGTATTTGTCATTTATATATGTTGCTTCGAATTATCTTGAGAGAAGATTGCTATGGGATAATTTGAAGAAACATAGCTTGGTTGTTAAGAAGGAAGCTTGGGGAATATTAGGTGATTTTAATGTTGCTTTAAAGCCATCAGAATATTCTGAAGGCTGTTCTAAAACACCCAAAGGAGTTGAAGATTTTATTGATTGTTTAAATTTTATTGAAGTTGAGGACCTGAATACTTCTGGATTTCAGTTTACTTGGAACAAAACTCCTGCTGGGAATAAGGGTCTTTTGAAGAAGTTAGATAGGGTTATGGCCAATATGAAATTTATTTCGGATCATCCTTTAGCCCATGCTATTTTTAAACCTTATAGAAATTCGGATCATTGTCCTGCTATCTTAAATATTCCTGGTGGCAAAGTGAAATGGAAACCTTCTTTTAGGTTTGCTAATTTTATCACTGAGAAGGAGGAGTTTTTGCCTTTTATCAAGGAAATTTGGGATGTAAATATTGATGGTTTTTTTACGTTCAAAGTGTGTCAAAAGTTGAAGATTCTTAAAAAACACTGTAGGAAGCTTTGCAATAAGCATTGGGGTGCTGGGAAGAGAATTCAACAGTTAAGAAGAGAGTTGGAATGTAAACAATATGAAATTGATCTTAATCCGTTTGATTGTAAGATCAGGGAGGAGCATGCTAATATTCTCTTTGATTTTAATGTTGCTTGTAATGATGAAAAAAACTTCTTTTCCAGCGAGCTAAGATTAAGTGGTTACAGGAAGGGGACAATAATTCTAAGTTTTTTCATAGAATTGTGAAGAGTAGGGGCAATAGCAATCGTATTCAGATGGTTCTTGATGAAGATGGAAGATGGGTTAGTGGGAAGGCTATGAAGGATAAGTTTGTTTCtcatttttaaaaagtttttggGTTGCAAAGATGTTACTGAGTTATCGGGATTAAATGatgatttttttcataaaaaattggATAGAAGGGTGGCTGTTAATATGATTAGAGTGGTTACTGATGAAGAGATCAAAGCTGCGATGTTTGATATATATGACAATCATGCCCCTGGTCCTGATGGGTATTCCtcaaaaaattttaaaagttcTTGGAGTATAGTTGGGTCAGAGGTGTGTAAAGCGGTGAGGGAATTTTTTTGGACAGGAAAACTGTTGAAGGGGATTAATGCTACGAGAATTGTGTTGATTCCTAAAGTTGATTTTCCGAGGAAAGTTTCTGATTTCAGGCCTATAGCTTGCtgtaacactttatataagtgtatTAGTAAGATTATAGTGAATAGAATCAGAAACAGTTTGGGAGATATTATTAGTAAAAATCAATCTGCGTTTGTTCCTGGCATATCTATTTTGGATAGTATTCTTCTTGCTCAGGAGTTGATGGTGGGGTATAAAAAAAAGAGGGGAGTTCCTAAATGTACCATAAAGATTGATATTCAAAAAGCATATGATACGGTGGATTGGAATTTTCTTAATAGAATTTTGAAGGGGTTTGGGTTTCATCCGATTATGACCCAGTGGATTAGCATGTGTTTCTTCCCTGTGGTTCATGATTAATTTAAATGGTGAAGATCATGGGTATTTTGAAGGAAAGAGGGGTCTTAGGCAGGGAGATCCTCTATCTCCTTACCTATTTACTATAGTTATGGAGGTGTTTAATATCATCCTTGGTAAGCATATTGAAGATTCCTAGAATTTTAAGTTTCATAGTAAGTGTATGGCCCTTAAAATTTCTCATTTATGCTTAGCTGATAATCTGTTGGTTTTTTCTTATGGTAATGGGAATTCGGCTAGAGTTATAAGGGATGCCCTTGATGAGTTCAAAAAAGTTTCAGGGCTGAAGGTGAGTATGGAAAAAAGTCATATTTTCTTTAGTTGTGTTAAGCCTAATATAAGAAGGATTATCTTGGTTATACTTCCTTTTGATATTGGGAAATTTCCGTTTAAATATTTGGGTGTTCCTATGTGTGTTACTAAGCTGTTTGAAAGAGATTGTAAAAAGTTGATTGAGAAGATTAAGATGAGAACTTTCAATTGGAAAAGTAAGACTTTATCGTTTGCTGGTAGGTTGCAGCTCATTAATTCTGTTTTGACATCcattcatgtttattgggcttcgATATTTAAAATACCCATTGCTACTATTAAGGAGATTGAAAAGGTGTGCACAAGTTTCTTATGGGCGAATGGTGAGATAGTCAAAGGGAAAGCTAAAGTCAATTGGCAAGATGTTTGTAAGCCAAAAGTGTATGGAGGTTTGGGAGTCAAGAATTTAAGAAAATGGAATGATGCTTTGTTAGCTAAACATGTATGGAATGTGATTAATAGCAAATTTTCTCTGTGGGTTCAGTGGGTGAGAGCCAATTATATTGGTAATAGAAATTTTTGGGATATTTTGCAGAAAAAAAGTATGAACTGGACTTGGAAGAGGTTTCTATAAGTTAGGAAAATTGCCAGGCCACATGTTGTTTCGTGTGTGGGAAATGGGAGGAATACTTCTctatggcatgattggtggcaccCATTAGGTATTCTTTGTTCAATTATATCTAGAAGAGATTGGGTTAGTAATGGGTTTAGTGATTCTTCAGTGGTCAGTGATGATCTTGACTATGATACTTATACGTGGCCGGTTGAATGGGTTAATAAGTTCCCTGGATTGAAGGATGCTCCCATGTTTTGTATTGATCATAATTTGAGTGATGTTGCAGGGTGGAGAGATAAGAAAGGTATGTGTAAAAATTTTTCATGTAAACAGGTGTGGTGTGATATTAATAACTTTGGAGATAAAGTTCCTTGGCATGATATTGCTTGGTATGCTAATTGCATTCCTCGGAACTCGTTTATTTTGTGGATGGCCATTTTGAAAAGATTAAAAACACAGGATCGTGTCAGAGGATGGGAAGTGTCTGGTAATTTACTTTGTCCGTTTTGTGCTGATGTGCCTGATTCGCATAACCACCTGTTCTTTAATTGTGATTATACCCACAATATTTGGAGGTATTTCTGCAATAAGGTGGGTATTAATTTTTTAGCGGATGACTGGAATGATTTGATTTTAAAGTTATGCAACTTGCTTAAATTGAATTCTGGtgagaatttgattattaaatgtATGTTTGCTagttgtgtagtgagatttggaGGGAGAGGAGCTCTAGACTTTTTAGTATAAAAAGAAATTCGGTTGAGGGGGTGATTACTTGTATTGAAAATGAAATTCGGTTAAAGCTGTTGGGTTTGAGGAAAAAGGCTAAGATGGTCAATGATAAAATTTATATGGCCTGGGGTATTTTTAGAATGGATAAAGTCTAAGTTATGGATGTCATTTTCTGGTTTGCTAAATTGCTGTTTAGTGGGGTTCGTTTTGGGATAGGCAGCGGAGGCAATTAAATGGTGGTGATCTTATTGCTGGAATTTGGTGGGGGTATTTTTGGAATAAGTGTTTacacaaaggaattgacggaatatGTTACTGGTTTGAGAGTTTTCTCTTAAATCATGTAACTTGTTCCTATAGGATTTTCTATTTGGATATGATCTTTTTTGAGATTATCCAAATAGagaatcctagacatgtgattgatgccatgtctagtATGAAACTAATTCTGATTTTCTGGTGTTTTGGTGTTAGTTTGTTGTGTTTTGGCTTGTGTTTGTGGTGCAGAAAGTTGTTGCAATGGATGGAGTTGGGCAGTAGATGCAAGAAGATGGAGGGTTTCCTGTTGAAGACTAAGAGGAGGATGGAGGAAAGGAAAAGGGACAGAAGATTCGGGAATGATTATTTCATGGGGTTTTTTTGTTATCACAATTTTGAGTTCTTTAATTGTGTTATCTTTTATTGGTTATATTTTGTGTATTGTGTTATGAGGGTTGTGGGTTTATTGGATTTTTTCTTAAAGTTTAGCCAATGGATTGagggtttttttaagggccttaccccttgctttggattttatgatttttggggttATTGGTGGTGCaagggggtgaagttacctttttttTTCCTCTTTCAATAAGTCCTTGGGCTACCTTTAAGGATATTAGGGTTTATTGGGTTTTTGGGTGGTTATTTCTAGTTTTTAGAAAGTGGcttggtagttggttatggataggttgGTTAATTTGTAATTTGTTTgacttttttgtttttgtttgatgttgtattcttttattctttttaataaagtttgctgagctttggctcttttcaaaaaaaaaagaatgaaacaatgctcatgaaagctttactaaattgcatagaattcaattgtggaactcaagaatcaaacaatgctcatcaaagctttgcttaaattacatagacttatattgtggaactcaagaatgaaacaatgctcatcaaagctttgctaaattgcgtagacttccaactcaagaatgaaacaattctcgtcaaagctttactaaaattgcatagacttttattgtgtaactcaagaataaagaaatgctcattaaagctttcctaaattgcaaagattacttctattgtgggactcaagaattaaacaatgctcatcaaagctttgctaaattgcatagaattataatgtggaactcaagaatgaaacaatgctcatcaaagctttgcttaaagtgtatagacttctattgtggaactcaagcaCAAAgaaatgctcataaaagctttgctaaattgcgaggactacttctattgtggaactcaagaattaatcaATGCTCACCAAAATTttgctaaactgcatagacttctaatgtggaactcaagaatgaaacaatgctaatCACAACTTTTGTTTCAATTGCATacagttctattgtggaactcaagaatttaacaaggctcatcaaagctttgctaaattgcaaagactacttctactgtggaactcaaga is part of the Lactuca sativa cultivar Salinas chromosome 7, Lsat_Salinas_v11, whole genome shotgun sequence genome and harbors:
- the LOC111881169 gene encoding uncharacterized protein LOC111881169; the encoded protein is MSIGAWNVRGLNKAVKQKEVIDVIRSNNLGICAMVESHVQVLNLKNVCVKTFVQWDWVSNNNSCEVGTRIIVGWNPRLYDVMLISQSKQVIHCNVKFCDSDYCMYLSFIYVASNYLERRLLWDNLKKHSLVVKKEAWGILGDFNVALKPSEYSEGCSKTPKGVEDFIDCLNFIEVEDLNTSGFQFTWNKTPAGNKGLLKKLDRVMANMKFISDHPLAHAIFKPYRNSDHCPAILNIPGGKVKWKPSFRFANFITEKEEFLPFIKEIWDVNIDGFFTFKVCQKLKILKKHCRKLCNKHWGAGKRIQQLRRELECKQYEIDLNPFDCKIREEHANILFDFNVACNDEKNFFSSELRLSGYRKGTIILSFFIEL